In Dasypus novemcinctus isolate mDasNov1 chromosome 23, mDasNov1.1.hap2, whole genome shotgun sequence, the following proteins share a genomic window:
- the ROGDI gene encoding protein rogdi homolog: protein MAAAMAATAAERAVLEEEFRWLLQDEVHAVLRQLQDILKEASLRFTLQGMGTEGPAKPENFILGSCGTDQVKGVLTLQGDALSQADVNLKMPRNNQLLHFAFREDKQWKLQQIQDARNHVSHAVHLLANRDESYQFKTGAEVLKLMDAVMLQLTRARSRLTTPATLTLPELAASGLTRMFAPALPADLLVNVYVNLNKLCLTVYQLHALQPNSTKNFRPAGGSVLHSPGAMFEWGSQRLEVSHVHKVECVIPWLNDALVFFTVSLQLCQQLKDKISVFSSYWSYRPF from the exons ATGGCGGCCGCGATGGCAGCGACGGCGGCGGAGCGCGCGGTGCTG GAGGAGGAGTTCCGCTGGCTGCTGCAGGACGAGGTGCACGCCGTGCTGCGGCAGCTGCAGGACATCCTCAAG GAGGCCTCGCTCCGCTTCACTCTGCAGGGCATGGGCACCGAGGGGCCAGCCAAGCCCGAGAACTTCATCCTAGGCAGCTGTGG CACCGACCAGGTGAAGGGCGTGCTGACTCTGCAAGGGGACGCGCTGAGCCAGGCG GACGTGAACCTGAAGATGCCCCGGAACAACCAGCTGCTGCACTTCGCCTTCCGGGAGGACAAGCAGTGGAAGCTGCAGCAG ATCCAGGACGCCAGGAACCACGTGAGCCACGCAGTCCACCTCCTCGCCAACCGCGACGAGAGCTACCAGTTCAAGACGGGAGCCGAGGTCCTCAAG CTGATGGACGCCGTGATGCTGCAGCTGACCCGAGCCCGCAGCCGGCTCACCACCCCGGCCACCCTCACGCTGCCCGAGCTCGCCGCCAGTGGCCTCACG CGCATGTTCGCCCCCGCCCTGCCCGCCGACCTGCTGGTGAACGTCTACGTCAACCTCAACAAGCTCTGCCTGACCGTGTACCAGCTGCACGCCCTGCAGCCCAACTCCACCAAG AACTTCCGCCCAGCGGGGGGCTCCGTGCTCCACAGCCCGGGGGCCATGTT TGAGTGGGGCTCGCAGCGTTTGGAGGTGAGCCACGTGCACAAGGTGGAGTGCGTGATCCCGTGGCTCAATGACGCGCTTGTCTTCTTCACGGTCTCCCTGCAGCTCTGCCAGCAGCTCAAGGAcaag atctCCGTGTTCTCCAGCTACTGGAGCTACAGACCCTTCTGA
- the SMIM22 gene encoding small integral membrane protein 22 isoform X2, whose translation MAPSPEDLRQELEATAQEVLGRLRSRQLFQSEWDTAAFVVFLTFVGTVLLLLLLAVLRCCCCCCCDSPRPQKRRLKGADNLALEP comes from the exons ATGGCGCCGTCGCCCGAGGATCTGCGGCAGGAGCTGGAGGCCACGGCCCAGGAGGTGCTGGGGCGGCTGCGGAGCCGCCAGCTGTTCCAGTCCGAGTGGGACACGGCCGCCTTCGTCGTCTTCCTCACCTTCGTGG GCACCGTGCTCCTCCTGCTGCTCCTGGCCGTCCttcgctgctgctgctgctgctgctgcgacAGCCCCAGGCCGCAGAAG CGGAGACTCAAGGGAGCGGACAACCTGGCCCTGGAACCCTAG
- the SMIM22 gene encoding small integral membrane protein 22 isoform X1 — MAPSPEDLRQELEATAQEVLGRLRSRQLFQSEWDTAAFVVFLTFVGTVLLLLLLAVLRCCCCCCCDSPRPQKVSPERRLKGADNLALEP; from the exons ATGGCGCCGTCGCCCGAGGATCTGCGGCAGGAGCTGGAGGCCACGGCCCAGGAGGTGCTGGGGCGGCTGCGGAGCCGCCAGCTGTTCCAGTCCGAGTGGGACACGGCCGCCTTCGTCGTCTTCCTCACCTTCGTGG GCACCGTGCTCCTCCTGCTGCTCCTGGCCGTCCttcgctgctgctgctgctgctgctgcgacAGCCCCAGGCCGCAGAAGGTGAGCCCCGAG CGGAGACTCAAGGGAGCGGACAACCTGGCCCTGGAACCCTAG